AGACCTTTTTCTCCTGCGAGCAGGGGAAAACTGGCTAGAGTCTTACACGTACGTACTGTAGACAAAAAAGGATCTCACTCCTCAAAAAAAAGATTGTAGTATTGTAACATGAAGAGGAAAGAATAAAAAAGGGTCTCCTTATAATTAACAATTAATTACAAGGAGACCCTTCTATCGTTTTCTCTCTTGCCAATCGTATGTGTTGTGGCGGGCGCTACTTTTTCAGCCCCGCTTCCAGAGCATTCTGAAGCAGCATCGCAATAGTGAGAGGGCCTACCCCGCCTGGTACTGGTGTAATCCAGGAGGCCACTTCAGCGACCCCTTCAAAGTCTACATCTCCCACAAGGCCATCTTCAAGGCGGTTAATACCCACATCAATGACCACTGCCCCCTCTTTAACCATAGAAGCGGTGATCATGCGGGGACGTCCCACCGCTGCCACAACGATATCAGCCTGCCGTACGATAGCCGCAAGATCTTTTGTACGGCTGTGGCAGATGGTAACAGTAGCGTTGCGGTCAAGAAGAAGATGGGCAATAGGTTTACCTACAATGTTGCTTCTTCCTACAACTACTGCGTGTTTGCCTTCGATGTCTATATTGTAGGCATCAAGGATGTACATAATTCCCTTAGGAGTGCAGGGATGTACTGCCGGCAGTCCTGTCACAAGATTTCCCATATTTACAGGATGGAATCCATCAACATCCTTAGAGGGAGCGATTGCCATGAGCACCTTGTCAGTATTAATTTGTTCTGGAAGAGGAAGCTGAACAAGAATTCCATCTATCGCCCTGTCATTATTCAAAGTGTCTATAAGCTTCAACAGTTCTTCTTCTGTTGTAGACGCAGGCAGTTTATGGAGAAAGGAGTTGAAACCCACTTCCTTGCATTTCTTTTCCTTTTGCCCAACGTAGACCTTTGATGCTGGGTTTTCACCAACAAGAACCACGGCAAGGCCCGGAACATGCTTTCCCTGGGCCTTTATTTCTTCCACTTCTTTTTTGATAGAAGCGACTACATCAGCTGCTACTTTCTTTCCATCCAATATATGAGCTTTCATTACAACAGATCCTCCCTTGACTAGAACAGTCCTGTAATATTGCCGTCGTCATCTACATCGATCTTCATTGCTGCAGGAACCTTGGGAAGACCGGGCATTGTCATTATTGATCCAGTTATGGGAACAATGAATCCCGCGCCTGCTGACAGCCTCACTTCACGAACCGTCAGTTCAAATCCTTCCGGACGCCCAATGAGGGCCGGATTATCGGAAATGGATGCCTGGGTCTTACCCATGCATACCAACAGGTTATCCTTCCCCAGACGGTGGATCTCTTCAAGATCCTTCTCCGCCTGAGCCATATAGGCAACGCTCTTCGCACCGTAGATTTCTTTGGCTATCTTTTCTATCTTCTCCTTAGGGCTCAAGGAAGCATCATACAACTTGTGGAAGGTGTTGGGTTTCTCTACCGCCTCAAGAACCCGTTCCGCAAGCTCAATGCCGCCTTCGCCACCCTTTGCCCAGACTTCAGACAATACCTGCTGAACACCTAACGCGACACAGTGTTCCTTTACAAGTTCCAATTCGGCCTCAGTATCGGTGGGGAAACGGTTAATGGCCACAACAACCGGAATTCCAAACCTCTTCATATTCTCTATATGTTTCTCAAGGTTCGGGATGCCCTTGGAGAGTGCCTCAAGGTTTTCCCCGGTAAGCTCGTTCTTCGCCACTCCGCCATGCATCTTCAGTGCACGGACTGTAGCCACAATGACTACTGCCGATGGGGTAAGATTGCCTATGCGGCATTTTATATCAAAGAACTTCTCCGCGCCGAGGTCCGCGCCAAAACCTGCTTCCGTAATGAAGTAATCGGCAAGCTTAAGACCATACTTCGTCGCCTGAAGGCTGTTGCAGCCATGAGCGATATTGGCGAAAGGACCGCCATGAACAAAAGCCGGAACATGCTCCAGGGTCTGGACAAGGTTTGGCTTCAATGCGTCTTTCAATAACGCCGCCATAGAACCATGGGCGTTCAGATCTCCTGCCGTTACAACCGTCCCATTATAAGTATAGCCCACAACAATTTTGGATAGGCGCTCTTTCAACTCTTTGATGTTTGCCGAAAGACATAGAATGGCCATAACTTCCGATGCCACTGTGATATCAAACCCTGACTCCCGAGGCACACCGTCAGCTTTGCCTCCCAGGCCAACGATAACGTGACGGAGGGCTCGTTCGTTCAGATCCACAACTCGGCGGAAAACAACACGGCGAGGATCGATATTCAATGGGTTCCCCTGATGGAGATGGTTGTCGATCAGGGCGGAAAGCAAGTTATGAGCAGATGTTATGGCGTGAAGATCACCTGTGAAATGAAGGTTGATATCTTCCATGGGAACAACCTGAGAGTAACCTCCTCCAGCAGCTCCGCCTTTCACCCCAAAACTCGGGCCCAGCGAGGGCTCTCTTAGCGCTATGCATACCCTTTTACCTAACTTCGCCAATCCCTGGCCAAGGCCAACCGTTGTGGTTGTCTTGCCTTCTCCAGCTGGCGTTGGCGTGATGGCCGTCACCAATACAAGCTTGCCGTCGGGGCGATCCTTGATCCTGTTCCAAAGACCATAAGTCACCTTCGCCTTGTATTTTCCATAATACTCAAGCTCATCTTCATTGATTCCCAGCTGCGCAGCCACCTCTACAATTGGCTTCAACTCGGCATTTTGCGCTATCTCAATATCACTCAGCATCATTCGTAGCATTACCTCCTCTACTCACCGTATGCAAGATCATCAGCAATACAGCAATGAATAGATATATTTGATGCTTTTTGATCCCCATCGTATTGTACTCATTTAAAAAAAAAGAGGCAAGCTGTGTTTTGCCTCTCCATTAAGCAACTGTTACTACCCCTTTATCACCGCCACTGGCTTTAATTTTGCCACTTTAAGGCTTAATTGAGCCTGATGAACAACTTCTACTACTGCAGAAATATCTTTGTAAGCTTCCGGCATCTCTTCTCCCAAGGTACGGAAACTATCTGCCTTTACTGTTACTCCCCGGTCAGCCATCTCTCGAACCAGGTTTTGTCCTCTCGTTCGTTTTACAGCTTCATTTCTGCTCAATACGCGTCCCGCGCCATGGCAAGTTGAAGCAAAACTTTCCATTTCTGCTTTTTTTGTCCCCACCAGAACGTAGCTTGCCGTTCCCATGCTGCCTGGAATGAGCACAGGCTGACCTTCGAAAGCTCGGGTTGCCCCTTTACGATGGACACAAACCTCACGTTTGCGCCCTTCCCATATATGTTTTTCTATATGGGCCATGTTATGGCTTACGTCATAGACAGGGAAAAGAGGCTTTCCTGGGAAAAACTGGGCGAAGACATCCCGTACAACTGACCCTATTATTTGTCGATTCGCCATGGCAAAATTAGCGGCAGCCTTCATCGATCCAATATACTGCTGTCCTTCTTCCGATTGTATAGGAGCACAGCAAAGCTGACGATCCGGAACATCAATCTTATATTTTGCCATGGCTCGCCGCATGACCTTTAAATAGTCATCGCAAACCTGATGCCCCAAGCCGCGGCTGCCGCAATGGATCATCACAGTTATGCTTCCCGACTCAAGGTTCATTTGAGAAGCAGCTGCCTTATCAAAAATTTCATCCACAACTTGTATCTCAAGAAAATGGTTGCCTGAGCCCAGGGTTCCCAGCTGATTCTTTCCCCGCTCCTTTGCCCTGCTAGAAACAAATTCGCATAGAGCTCCGTCAAGACAGCCTCCCTCTTCCGTGCGGTCCAGGTCGTCCTGCATTCCCATACCTTCTTTTACCGCCCAGCGAGCCCCCTTGCGGAGGACATCGTCAAGATCCTTAAGGGAAAGTCTTATTGCGCTCGAAGATCCCACTCCACTCGGTACTGCTGAAAAAAGAGCTGTTGTTAGAGCGTCTAAAACGGGCTTAATATCTGCAAGCTTTATATATGAAGAAAGCAAACGCACACCACAGGAAATATCGTACCCCACTCCCCCTGGGGAGATAATTCCTTCATTCACGTCAAAAGCAGCTACTCCTCCAATGGGGAAGCCATACCCCCAATGGATGTCTGGCATGGCGTAGCTATACCCTACAATGCCAGGAAGGCAGGCCACATGGGCAACCTGCTCAAGAGCACTATCCTGTTCCAGCATGGTTTCTATATAGTGATCTGCGTAGATCAACCCAGGTACGGCCATGCCCGGGAAAGCCTCTTTTTCTAGTAACAAACGAACATTATCCATCCTCTTCAATAGATTTTTCATTCTCTCACCTCTCATTCAGACATCCAGGAAAATTCTAAGGAAAGGCCTGGGTTCTCCTCGAATGACCAGTCCTCCATAGGTCGCGGCTTTGATCGGCAGCTGTATCTGGCGATATACGGCAAAAAGACCGTCAGCCTCAAGATGCCAGGAACCTCTTTTCACATTGACATGGAGAGGGATGAAGAGCACGTTTTTGCTTTCCCAAATATAAATAAGCTCGTTTAGCCACGATACCATGAGCTCTTCCAGATCGATACCATCGATCATAATCGTTTCATGGCTCCCATGGCGAATGCCCCTTAAAACAGATATATCTCCATAGCAGACTCCGTATAAAGCAAAGGCAGCCTCTATAAAGAGGTCGTTAAGAGACTGAGTTTCCACTTCAAAACCTACGTCTGCCGTATGTTCTATCTCTTTCCAAGCCATGTACCACGCGCCTCCTCGACAGAAGTAATAAAAAAGGGCGACTTTAAGGGCCGCCCATAAAATTCCGCGAAAAATAAAATCTTCCACATCGATCATCCGCCGTGAATAACTATATTATATCAGGATTTGTGCGATCTTTTTTTAAAAACAAATGAGGGGGCTTAGTGTTGATGGCTTTTTTACCCTAAAAGGGCAAGGAGAAGCCCTCCCGCAAGTACTGACCCAATCTGTCCCGAAACAT
This region of Aminobacterium colombiense DSM 12261 genomic DNA includes:
- the folD gene encoding bifunctional methylenetetrahydrofolate dehydrogenase/methenyltetrahydrofolate cyclohydrolase FolD, giving the protein MKAHILDGKKVAADVVASIKKEVEEIKAQGKHVPGLAVVLVGENPASKVYVGQKEKKCKEVGFNSFLHKLPASTTEEELLKLIDTLNNDRAIDGILVQLPLPEQINTDKVLMAIAPSKDVDGFHPVNMGNLVTGLPAVHPCTPKGIMYILDAYNIDIEGKHAVVVGRSNIVGKPIAHLLLDRNATVTICHSRTKDLAAIVRQADIVVAAVGRPRMITASMVKEGAVVIDVGINRLEDGLVGDVDFEGVAEVASWITPVPGGVGPLTIAMLLQNALEAGLKK
- a CDS encoding formate--tetrahydrofolate ligase; the encoded protein is MLSDIEIAQNAELKPIVEVAAQLGINEDELEYYGKYKAKVTYGLWNRIKDRPDGKLVLVTAITPTPAGEGKTTTTVGLGQGLAKLGKRVCIALREPSLGPSFGVKGGAAGGGYSQVVPMEDINLHFTGDLHAITSAHNLLSALIDNHLHQGNPLNIDPRRVVFRRVVDLNERALRHVIVGLGGKADGVPRESGFDITVASEVMAILCLSANIKELKERLSKIVVGYTYNGTVVTAGDLNAHGSMAALLKDALKPNLVQTLEHVPAFVHGGPFANIAHGCNSLQATKYGLKLADYFITEAGFGADLGAEKFFDIKCRIGNLTPSAVVIVATVRALKMHGGVAKNELTGENLEALSKGIPNLEKHIENMKRFGIPVVVAINRFPTDTEAELELVKEHCVALGVQQVLSEVWAKGGEGGIELAERVLEAVEKPNTFHKLYDASLSPKEKIEKIAKEIYGAKSVAYMAQAEKDLEEIHRLGKDNLLVCMGKTQASISDNPALIGRPEGFELTVREVRLSAGAGFIVPITGSIMTMPGLPKVPAAMKIDVDDDGNITGLF
- a CDS encoding RtcB family protein is translated as MKNLLKRMDNVRLLLEKEAFPGMAVPGLIYADHYIETMLEQDSALEQVAHVACLPGIVGYSYAMPDIHWGYGFPIGGVAAFDVNEGIISPGGVGYDISCGVRLLSSYIKLADIKPVLDALTTALFSAVPSGVGSSSAIRLSLKDLDDVLRKGARWAVKEGMGMQDDLDRTEEGGCLDGALCEFVSSRAKERGKNQLGTLGSGNHFLEIQVVDEIFDKAAASQMNLESGSITVMIHCGSRGLGHQVCDDYLKVMRRAMAKYKIDVPDRQLCCAPIQSEEGQQYIGSMKAAANFAMANRQIIGSVVRDVFAQFFPGKPLFPVYDVSHNMAHIEKHIWEGRKREVCVHRKGATRAFEGQPVLIPGSMGTASYVLVGTKKAEMESFASTCHGAGRVLSRNEAVKRTRGQNLVREMADRGVTVKADSFRTLGEEMPEAYKDISAVVEVVHQAQLSLKVAKLKPVAVIKG
- a CDS encoding archease, whose product is MAWKEIEHTADVGFEVETQSLNDLFIEAAFALYGVCYGDISVLRGIRHGSHETIMIDGIDLEELMVSWLNELIYIWESKNVLFIPLHVNVKRGSWHLEADGLFAVYRQIQLPIKAATYGGLVIRGEPRPFLRIFLDV